The Macrobrachium nipponense isolate FS-2020 chromosome 19, ASM1510439v2, whole genome shotgun sequence genome contains a region encoding:
- the LOC135212603 gene encoding ficolin-1-like: protein MGEKDVNEGGWTVVLLRRALSTQVNFNRGWHDYRIGFGSPDTEYWIGNDMLHALTNGVTQVLRVDMTDWDGESRYQEYSSFHVADEEHEYSLRLGTGSGNAGDALKNHDNMLFSTPDRDNDTHKSRNCAAKYGSGFWFLNCYFTSPTNPLLSKEKNENGINWNTFNSAKTTLKNVTFKVKPAMCYRG, encoded by the exons ATGGGCGAGAAAGACGTCAACGAAGGTGGATGGACCGTTGTCCTTCTTCGGAGAGCTCTCAGTACCCAGGTGAACTTTAACAGAGGATGGCACGATTACAGAATTGGATTTGGGAGTCCAGACACTGAATACTGGATAG GTAACGACATGCTCCACGCCCTCACGAACGGAGTAACCCAAGTGCTCCGGGTGGACATGACCGACTGGGACGGGGAGTCCCGGTACCAAGAGTACAGCTCCTTCCACGTCGCCGACGAAGAACACGAGTACAGCCTCCGACTGGGGACGGGATCCGGGAATGCTGGGGATGCCCTCAAAAATCATGATAACATGCTCTTCTCCACTCCCGACAGAGATAACGATACTCACA AATCCCGTAACTGCGCAGCTAAATACGGCAGTGGCTTCTGGTTTCTAAATTGTTACTTCACGAGTCCAACGAACCCACTTCTGAGCAAGGAGAAAAACGAGAATGGGATAAATTGGAACACGTTCAACTCTGCCAAAACCACGCTGAAAAACGTCACCTTTAAAGTGAAGCCAGCTATGTGTTATAGAGGATGA